The Vigna unguiculata cultivar IT97K-499-35 chromosome 11, ASM411807v1, whole genome shotgun sequence genomic sequence CACACGGTTAGATTTACCCCGTGCATCAGGTGTAACTCGAAAAGCCATGACATTGTCACTGTTCAGATGAGGTGAAGACTGTTCCCGCAGCAGCCTTTCATCCTGTATGACTCGCTGATAGGCTTGATCAATGGTTGGTAATGGATCTTGAGAAAGCAAATTTGAGCGAATCGTTGCATAAACACCATCTAGACCAATAAGAAAATGATGCAGGTAGTCTGCCGCACTTAAATCAGCCACTTGTTGGGCAATATTACACGTACATTGTCCACATTCGCAAGTCGGCTTTTTGACATAAGTCATAAGTTCATCCCATAAACGAGATAGACGACCAAAGTAGGCGGATACCTCTTCCCCTTTGCCTTGCTTGCATTCTCCCAAAGATGTCTTTAATTGGCATATACGAGTCCCGTTCACAACGCAAAAACGCTGCTTGAGATGTGTCCACAAGGATTGCGCATCATCATAATAGGAAAGAGTAGAGCGTAGTGATGGCTCGATAGTGTTGAGCAACCACGCTATGAGCATCGAATGCACTGCGATCCAGTCCTCCATTTTCTCAGGTGTGGTTGGTTTTGGGACTTTCCCTTCGACAAATCCGTATTTTCTCTTCGCTTGCAATGAGGTGCGAATTGCCCTCGCCCATTCATCATAATTCGGACCACGTAATTGAATTGGTGTAATCACGTTGCCTGGACTGTCACTGGGGCCTAGGAAAAATATCAAGTCGACTTTCTTCTCGCTATGTTTCTCGCCATTACCATTATTCTCAGCCATAATCTCTTATGGTACTGTAAGAAAAATGGTATTTTAATGCTCCCTAGGATTTTCCCTTGCTGCTGATACCATAATAAGGTTTACTGCTGGAAAAATGTGTATCTTTTCATTCATCAAgacaacaatatatatatacacatttacAAGGAACTGTTACCCTATTAAGGCCAACAGAATTGCAGCCACTAATCATGCCCCTAATTAGGCTAAATAATTAGACTAAAAATATCTCACAATATTTACACTCCTAATATAGAAGAAATGATATCTCCTAAATATAATGGCTAACgacaatgataataaataagcaTAATGACAATATCTCAATAATCTCAATAGATCACCTTGAAAATACCTTGATTTTAAATCATTCCAAATTGCTTCTGCTTTGTCCATCATAAAACACTTTGTCGAGTAGAATCTGAGACAGAGTGAATAAGCCACGAAGCCACCACATCGTTGCATCGATTCCATGCTTGGTATGATGGATCCTTCTTATCAGGTTCAACTGCGATGCCGTCAACGAATTAGAGCTTGTTTTTAGCGCCTAGGGCTGTCATCACAGATAAGCACCATGAGTGATAGTTATTCACGTCAAGAACCTAACAAACCAAGGGAGTAACATGGTTTTCACTAGGGTGCAAATACAAGAAACTGAGAGCAGAAGTATGGATAGGAACAGATTCAGTCATGGTGAAGGAAGATTCAAGAATGAAAGAATCAGGAAGAAAGCAAGACAGTGAAGAGAAGAACAGAAGAACTAGAGCAGCAGCACTTTCAAAAGAAGTGCTTTGATACCATCTGAGATAATTCCAAGAAACGTGATCGTAATGATTGAGGCATTCTTCTCATGTAAAGAAGCATTTGCATAACTATGCATGATGAGAAACAGAGAAACTCGGAGcgtgaagaaaaggaaaagaactTTATTTCTGAAGAAGAAAGTTACTGGTAAGTCtggaaagaaagagaaatgggtataaaaaaataatcgaAATGGTTACAACGGTAAAACTGAAAATACGCTCAAGGGTAAGTACGGGTGCTGTgcgtattaattattttcaattttctgtTCATTCTGAGAAGCTTTTTAGTATAAAAATCCTAAAACCCTGAATACACATATATAATGGAGAATACAACATAAGGCACCACAGATCACCATGTACGTTTCCAAAttgaaatataagataaaattacaACCCTAATTTCAAACTGGATAGAAGGTGAAGTTACAAAATTTACCAAAAAGGAGTAAAAGTAAGGCATTAATGAAGGAGTAAAACAAAAAGGGGTAACTATTGGATTGAATAAAGATGTTTATCGATTTCTTCGCAATCGTTGAATATGTTAAACTCATTAAGCAGTGAAATGTGTAAATTGAATGGTTTGTCGAAAAAAGAGAAAGTACAAGGCATAAGGaaatcttaaaatcaaaatacacTAACTATTAAATCAAAAGAGATGAATTTGAAAGTATAAGGCATCAGGAAATCTTaagatcttttatttattttaaaaaaaattatgaagctGACACATGTCCAAGATTTCtattaatattcatttcatttctatattttatagattattagATAGATAGATGTCTTACCActcttgattaaaaaaaaatgaggctatattgtaattatatggAAAagtgtaattattaattaacaaGAAAATGCTATATTGTGTAGATAATTGACATAAGATTCTAATTTATAAACTCGTTGCCTTCACGCTAATCAAGAAATGGAGAGGGTCAAtactatataataattatttttggaaTATTAGGATAAACAACTTAGAGGTGtcatcaataaatttaattacgAAGCAAGGAggcaaaataatttaaaatgattgcGCAGGAATATGTCATAAATTAATGCTATTAACTTATGCATATAAGTTGTTGCAAATATCAAGATGTTGTGCATGCCCAACCAAAGTTATATGAGTTTCACTGCGGAGTTGTATCCACCATCACATGGTATTCATGTTTCTTTCATTTCCTATTACCTTATCTAAGCTATGGTAATAAAGTTCTCTCTTTCTCCGTTCCCATCAATCAATTTTTCTCTATCGCCCCTCTAACATGCTAATTGTTACATGGTTGCTTGAACTCGTTTCTTTAGAATTTAACCGTAAATCTTCTTCAGCCAAAACATTTCTCGAAATGAAACCATGTTCTTTGGGCTCAAGCAGTTCCATTTGAGTCTCCAACATTAGAATCACGGACGCCATTGTAGGCCTATCTTTTGGGTATTGCTGCACACACAAAAGACTAACGTGGAGACATCGCAGCACTTCTGCTATAATGCATGACTCCTTCATGCTAGAATCAACCAACTCCAGTGCCTTCCCTGTTTTCCATAACATCCATGCCTGTGTCACAGTAATATAAGAAtcgttttatatatatatttcaactaCGCATACATTTATTGAAAGTAGATTCAAACTCTTACATGACCAACTAGGTTAAGACTCTCGTCTGTGTGATAAAGTCCTCGATTTTTCTTTCCACATACAATCTCTAACATTAAAATGCCAAAGCTGAAGACATCTGATTTCACAGAAAATAATCCATCAACAGCGTATTCTGGTGCCATATACCCACTGCAAAAATACACATTACATCAAAAACAATGtttatagaaaaaagaaatttggtGTTGGTTACCGAGACACTCACTAAGTCCCAACTACTCTTCTTGTGTTTCCTTCAATCTGGTCCCCTCCAAAAATTCTGGCCAATCCAAAGTCTGATATTTTTGGGTTCAAATTTTTATCAAGAAGTATGTTGCTTGCTTTGAGATCTCTATGAATAATCCTTAATCGGGAATCTTGATGAAGATACATAAGTCCCCTTGCAATGCCACATATTATGTGGAACCGTTGAGGCCACTCTAGCAAATTACTTTTTCTATCATCTGTTTATTCAAgaaaaaatgttgttaaaaactGAATAATCATTTGACTAACATATGCTTCTATCACTGAAGTCACTAACAACCAAATCTAGGCTTTGTTGATTTTGCATACCAAATATGAAGGAATCTAGGCTGCCATTTGTCATGTATTCATAAACTAGCATTTTTTCTTGTCCCTGAATGCAGCAACCAAGAAGTTTAACAAGATTTCGATGTTGAAGTTTTGCAATCAATTTGACTTCATTTATGAACTCTGTCGCTCCTTGCCACGAGCTCCTTGACAGAGTCTTTACAGCAATTTCTTGCATATCAAGTAATACCCCCTGCATACTCAGGATTATGAGGGGATTCTAGGCACTAATATTTATGTTTCtgccttttttttcttaagaattATTACCTTGTACACAGGTCCAAAACCACCTTGTCCAATCTTATTTTCTACGGAGAAGTTGTTAGTGGCAGTTGCAATTGTGAATAGATCAAACAATTGGACCTCAAGATCATCCACTTGGTTTTGATGGAGTTCTCTTGCCAATGATTTCTCTACCAAACGATGGAAGGACTTCATgatgttaatataaaatatgtgccggtataattgaaaatagtgttgaatgaagaagaaaatatatattcttttcaatattatatagaaaGTTGTTAAACTTGATAAAtgtctaataataattaatgaaatacaAAGGCATGTTAAAATGCTACTAGATCTACACTTGTTGCATGAAGTTTAAGTGTTCCCATTGCAGTACTTACAGTTTAAGAGTTTGTAAAGAAACTGAAATTATAAACGAAAATTATACTGTTTATATTCATGTCaatctttcaaaatttataatataatacatttaaCATCAGTGTAGACTTCTAACACCAAGTATTGTTtccttctttaaaaaaaatatcatttctcACAATTATCTCTAAGTAATTATGTACTCATTGATACCATGAAGTTAAGAGGGTTTCCTTTATTATTGTACATAAATTGTCTTATCACACTTATTAAGGATAGATTCTACGTCTTATCTGCTGTGAAAAAAGCGCAGTCATGTGTTCAAGTAAAAAACTGTGAATAAACAAATTTACCAGATTTGTTCCTGCGGATTCTGCAGAATAAATAGGAGCATAATAGAACACCACAAACGGCTGCAACGGTGGAAACAACTATTGGAAGCGTTTTCATCTTATTGTGGCTATAAACAGGTTCTGGAGGGTTGAAACAGATGAAAGATAAAGTTAAAGAGTGATTTTAGACTTTTCAAAGttgtaatttaatgaaaagatcAAAAGTTAGGTTGATCTTGAGCTTACCTAACTCTGAAGCAGGCATTCTGATATATAGATCTTGTCCTCCTGTTTCAAACTGTCTCATATCAATGAGATCTCCGAACCAAATGACACATCCACTACCTCCATTTCTTATGTCTGAATTAGAATAGGCCATGCAAGAACAATTACTCAAACACTTCACTCTGCATTCCTCTAAACCAATACGCTCATCCAACCAAGTATGTGTAGTATCTGGAACTTTCAGCCCTTCAAATTTGTTAAACCCATCTTCGTCTTTACCTCTGCAACTCAACGGTTCATTACGGACACATCCTCCACGCCAATCAGACAAGTTCCATTTTTGTGGCGACTTTGGTTTGAAACCTTTCAAACATTGACAGACTTGGGTTTGGGTTCTCATGCAGTTCCCATAGGGTCCACAGAGTCCGTAAGTGTCACAAAACTCACTGGGGTAGTATCCAATCGGGCTCCAATTTTGATCATCCTCATTCCACACATAGCGATACGCTTTACCCGTTTCGTTTGTTACTGTAAATGAGATGGTTTCACTATTTGCAAGGGTATATGAGTAGTAAATCTCATTCATATTGATGACCatattgaaatagaaaatggTGTTGTTATATAGACTTGGTGTTCCACTAAAATATAGGCCATTCCAAGGTCCAAACCTGAATAATTTTTGTGTTCCCTTCATTATATAAATCTCTGGATACTTATAGAGTTTTAAAACCCGAGAAAAGTCTCCTGGGGATGGATCATCTGGATTCTTCCAAGAAATATATTTCCATTCGAAACCAGTTCGGAGGTCCCATCCTAACTTCATCCCTGGCAAGAGTGTATCAGATGGATAGTTAAAGCTTTGCCATAAATATTCTTCTTTGTTTGTTTCTCCCTTATTTCTTATCACAAGATTCCCACTTTCCAAGAGTTCTGCCACCGGATTCTGTGCTTGTTTGTGAGAGGTGGTGTTCCAAACAAGAGACCCATTTTGGGTGAGAAGAAGATTGCCAGTGGTGTTGAGTGTTAAGATACCCGAGGAATCATTGATGGGGTTGTCCCTATTAGCAACCCAAAGGACTTTCCGCACTGGGATATTCTTGTACCAAAGTCCCAGGTAACGTTTATGGGAATTACCAGGGCTGAAGAACCCAAGTTCATACTTTCCATCAGTTGACACCAAAGTCTCCCCATCATTTATGGTTTCGGACACTTCGATAGAACTTATTGCTGTGGAAGTTTTGAGAGAAGggacaaatatgcatgcaaccATAAGCATGAAAAGATGAATGTCCATTGTGTCACAGCTTTTGTGTGTAGATTTAGCTAAGCTTATATTAAACTCAGGATAAGATTAGTGTGGCTGACATGTGTGTTCATTATAACTTGATCTCTTTCGAAAGGTTGAGTATACGTTGGTTCTTCTTTCTAAGTTGACTTTTAAGTCAAGCACAGACTCCATTTATTTTGGGGAAACTATTGAACGACGTGTGTGGTTCTTAATAGTCCTCACTTACAATTTgtatttattcttattctttatCTTAAATTGAAAGACCTAAATACTTGTTACACGTAATGCTGGGTCActtgatattttgttttctctttttctttgagttttgttcgacaatttttttttgttatatttattagaattataattttttggtttatttcaattttctataCTCTGCAATCCAATAGCATTAAAGAATGTGTACTTACCTTCCATCCATACTAGAAATTAatattagataaatataattatataatagatATAATAACGAATCATATACAGGATTATGAGTCTAATTACTACAAGAATGTAGCATTGAGTTACGAAGCCAAAACCGACGCTAGGAGGAAGTTCACGTTGGTCCACTGATGGTGTGGTGCACCATGCCATTTTCCTGGACTCAAAGACTATTTGTGTCAATCAAGAGTAATGAAGATTTACGACTCAATTTGCGTCAGTTTAACTgaataaattacattaaaatataataatatttttttatgtgtgcCCTAAGCCCACtcaaaatggaaataaaaaaaaaatgtttaaaataggtTTGAGTGGGTGTAACTTGGGCATAGTCGACAcaaactatttaaattaaattaatggcGTCGGTTTAACGAGGGTGTGGCCGACGCAAATGTATGcgaatttagaaaagaaatatttgttTCCAGACACATTCTAGATGCTGTATCTAGTATCGTTTCAAGCATCTTAAAGACTGCATCCAAACACATCCAATAATTAGCaaacaaagttaaaaatattgtgACTTAAATGAGGTCAAATTACAAGTTATACAAAGCCTATAAATCTAAGatcaaaataagaaaagtcTAACGCCAATGTCATTACAGCCACATTACGGTcaacattttccttttttttacaATGCACATCACACTCTATCAAAGTAATGCCAAGCATTCACATATCACACTTGGTCAAAAGCAAAAACTAATCAATAACATAATCAACccaaagaaaaaactaaataataaattactaattaCTCATCCATTTCATTGTTTTTACTTCTACGATCTATCTATATTACAATTTCTTATTTccctaaaatatattacttaaattaCCTATCATTTAATcactaaatttataaacaagTTTAATGACTTAATAATTAAGTTACTCAAAGGgactaaaataactaattagtcctaattataattattttctatccctaaattataaatttcagttttaaacatcttataattaatttcagaGTAGATTTAGTATCAAGGACAAACAATAATTTAATGGAATCGGACACAAGTCTCTGTTGGTATCGCACAGCGGAATGTTTtagcgtttggacaaaaaccaagaggagggtgaattgggttcttaataaaaattgtgcttttaatattttctcttttaatgtca encodes the following:
- the LOC114168968 gene encoding uncharacterized protein LOC114168968 encodes the protein MAENNGNGEKHSEKKVDLIFFLGPSDSPGNVITPIQLRGPNYDEWARAIRTSLQAKRKYGFVEGKVPKPTTPEKMEDWIAVHSMLIAWLLNTIEPSLRSTLSYYDDAQSLWTHLKQRFCVVNGTRICQLKTSLGECKQGKGEEVSAYFGRLSRLWDELMTYVKKPTCECGQCTCNIAQQVADLSAADYLHHFLIGLDGVYATIRSNLLSQDPLPTIDQAYQRVIQDERLLREQSSPHLNSDNVMAFRVTPDARGKSNRVDNSDKFCTHCNREGHDASSCFQLHGFPDWWGDRPRGGRGQGRHGPMKGASRSGGRGRGTNNTSVHAHKATAGTNSYGAKGGPSHALPNLGESTGISGITPAQWQQLLDALNIPKTKDRLHGPEDEDVDWSG
- the LOC114169619 gene encoding G-type lectin S-receptor-like serine/threonine-protein kinase At4g27290; translated protein: MDIHLFMLMVACIFVPSLKTSTAISSIEVSETINDGETLVSTDGKYELGFFSPGNSHKRYLGLWYKNIPVRKVLWVANRDNPINDSSGILTLNTTGNLLLTQNGSLVWNTTSHKQAQNPVAELLESGNLVIRNKGETNKEEYLWQSFNYPSDTLLPGMKLGWDLRTGFEWKYISWKNPDDPSPGDFSRVLKLYKYPEIYIMKGTQKLFRFGPWNGLYFSGTPSLYNNTIFYFNMVINMNEIYYSYTLANSETISFTVTNETGKAYRYVWNEDDQNWSPIGYYPSEFCDTYGLCGPYGNCMRTQTQVCQCLKGFKPKSPQKWNLSDWRGGCVRNEPLSCRGKDEDGFNKFEGLKVPDTTHTWLDERIGLEECRVKCLSNCSCMAYSNSDIRNGGSGCVIWFGDLIDMRQFETGGQDLYIRMPASELEPVYSHNKMKTLPIVVSTVAAVCGVLLCSYLFCRIRRNKSEKSLARELHQNQVDDLEVQLFDLFTIATATNNFSVENKIGQGGFGPVYKGVLLDMQEIAVKTLSRSSWQGATEFINEVKLIAKLQHRNLVKLLGCCIQGQEKMLVYEYMTNGSLDSFIFDDRKSNLLEWPQRFHIICGIARGLMYLHQDSRLRIIHRDLKASNILLDKNLNPKISDFGLARIFGGDQIEGNTRRVVGTYGYMAPEYAVDGLFSVKSDVFSFGILMLEIVCGKKNRGLYHTDESLNLVGHAWMLWKTGKALELVDSSMKESCIIAEVLRCLHVSLLCVQQYPKDRPTMASVILMLETQMELLEPKEHGFISRNVLAEEDLRLNSKETSSSNHVTISMLEGR